The following are encoded in a window of Lichenicola cladoniae genomic DNA:
- a CDS encoding alpha/beta fold hydrolase → MSNETLHQITRPDGIRLAARHLPGRAPTIVFLPGLRSDMTGDKARALVAFAEARGQAMLRLDYSGHGESGGRFDEGSVAVWRDDAIAIIDALAPGPVVLVGSSMGGWIALMVAIGLAGEARVRGLVGIAAAPDFTREMVARLPPIALEALARDGRVVLPAEPDPLVLTSRAVADGEACSLMDGPIAVACPVRLLHGQRDDVVSWKTALEIAKLVTSEDCVVTLVKDGDHRLSRVQDIGLLQAVLQSLLNGQTASS, encoded by the coding sequence ATGAGCAACGAGACCCTGCACCAGATCACCCGCCCCGACGGCATCCGGCTCGCCGCGCGGCACCTGCCCGGCCGCGCGCCGACCATCGTGTTCCTGCCCGGGCTGCGCAGCGACATGACCGGCGACAAGGCCCGCGCGCTGGTCGCCTTCGCGGAGGCACGGGGCCAGGCGATGCTGCGGCTGGATTATTCCGGCCATGGCGAGAGCGGCGGCCGGTTCGACGAGGGCAGCGTCGCGGTGTGGCGCGACGACGCGATCGCCATCATCGACGCGCTGGCGCCGGGGCCGGTGGTGCTGGTGGGATCGTCGATGGGCGGCTGGATCGCGCTGATGGTGGCGATCGGGCTGGCCGGCGAGGCCCGCGTGCGCGGACTGGTGGGGATCGCCGCCGCACCGGACTTTACGCGCGAAATGGTGGCGCGACTGCCGCCGATCGCGCTGGAGGCGCTGGCGCGGGACGGACGGGTGGTGCTGCCGGCGGAACCGGATCCGCTGGTGCTGACGAGCCGGGCGGTGGCGGACGGCGAGGCGTGCAGCCTGATGGACGGGCCGATCGCGGTGGCGTGCCCGGTCCGGCTGCTGCATGGGCAGCGCGACGACGTGGTGTCGTGGAAGACGGCGCTGGAGATCGCCAAGCTGGTGACGAGCGAGGATTGCGTGGTCACGCTGGTGAAGGACGGTGATCACCGGTTGTCGCGGGTGCAGGATATCGGGCTTCTGCAGGCAGTGCTTCAGTCCTTGCTGAACGGGCAAACAGCGTCTTCCTGA
- a CDS encoding glycosyltransferase family 4 protein: MSIAAHPPVILQVLPALQAGGVERGTIEMARAIVQAGGTALVASAGGRLVPLLERAGGVHLALDLMTKDPLSIWLNAGRLARLIRRHKVELVHARSRGPAWSARIATRRTGTPFLTTWHGVYSENFPFKRRYNAVMASGERVIAISNYVAERIAGRYGVGTDRLRIIPRGADTASFDPAIVRGDRIHALAREWALPDGAQVIMLPARITAWKGHALLLDALARMEAQSPGPDWVCVMVGPAKEGTGGFAGTLLAQADRLGLRSRLRFAGHCADMPAALAMADVVVVPSLKPEPFGRTVVEAQAMQRTVLVAGHGAALETVEHGITGFSFPPGDVQALSELIRHALLLAPDHRAWLGEQARAHVLDRYTTQAMQDATLSVYEELLGRPFPDAIA; encoded by the coding sequence ATGTCGATCGCCGCCCACCCACCGGTCATCCTGCAGGTGCTGCCTGCCTTGCAGGCCGGCGGCGTCGAGCGCGGCACCATCGAGATGGCGCGGGCGATCGTGCAGGCCGGCGGCACCGCCCTGGTCGCCAGCGCCGGCGGAAGGCTGGTGCCGCTGCTGGAGCGGGCGGGGGGCGTCCACTTGGCCCTCGACCTGATGACCAAGGATCCGCTGTCGATCTGGCTCAATGCCGGCCGGCTGGCCCGGCTGATCCGCCGGCACAAGGTCGAGCTGGTGCATGCACGCTCGCGCGGCCCGGCCTGGTCGGCGAGGATCGCGACACGGCGCACCGGCACGCCGTTCCTCACCACCTGGCACGGCGTCTACAGCGAGAACTTCCCGTTCAAGCGGCGCTACAACGCCGTCATGGCGTCCGGCGAGCGGGTCATCGCGATCAGCAACTACGTGGCCGAGCGCATCGCCGGCCGCTACGGCGTCGGCACCGACCGGCTGCGGATCATCCCGCGCGGCGCGGACACCGCGAGCTTCGATCCCGCCATCGTGCGCGGCGACCGCATCCATGCGCTGGCCCGCGAATGGGCGCTGCCCGACGGCGCCCAGGTGATCATGCTGCCGGCCCGGATCACCGCATGGAAAGGCCACGCGCTGCTGCTCGATGCGCTGGCCCGGATGGAGGCGCAGTCGCCCGGCCCGGACTGGGTCTGCGTCATGGTCGGTCCGGCAAAGGAGGGCACGGGCGGGTTCGCCGGCACGCTGCTCGCCCAGGCCGACCGGCTCGGCCTGCGGTCCCGGCTGCGCTTCGCCGGCCATTGCGCCGACATGCCGGCGGCGCTGGCAATGGCGGACGTGGTGGTGGTGCCGTCGCTGAAGCCGGAGCCGTTCGGTCGCACCGTGGTCGAGGCGCAGGCGATGCAGCGGACCGTGCTGGTCGCGGGCCACGGCGCGGCGCTCGAAACCGTCGAGCACGGCATCACCGGCTTCAGCTTCCCGCCGGGCGACGTCCAGGCGCTGTCCGAACTGATCCGGCACGCGCTGCTGCTGGCGCCGGACCATCGCGCCTGGCTCGGCGAGCAGGCCCGCGCCCACGTGCTGGACCGGTACACCACCCAGGCGATGCAGGACGCCACGCTGTCGGTGTACGAGGAGCTGCTCGGGCGGCCATTCCCGGATGCCATCGCATGA
- a CDS encoding glycosyltransferase family 9 protein, which produces MKRIVVIKLGALGDFVLAFAPFAAIRAHHPDAHITLLTTAPFVGLATASPWFDAVAIDSRPSWWDLAELKRLRAILRGQDLVYDLQTSGRSSRYFLLAGRPDWSGIARGASHPDADPERDRLHTRIRQAGQLASAGIASVPDPDLSWLARGGPPVPSPFGLLVPGAAPHRPAKRWPADRFAALATIMRDRGLQPVVIGSAADAPLAAEIRALCPEALDLTGQTSLLALGGLAARSTVAVGNDTGPMHLAASMGCPSIVLFSAESDPALTAPVGRSVSVLRVPDLGDLPVSRVAALLP; this is translated from the coding sequence ATGAAGCGCATCGTGGTCATCAAGCTGGGGGCACTCGGCGACTTCGTGCTGGCCTTCGCGCCGTTCGCCGCCATCCGCGCGCATCACCCGGACGCCCACATCACCCTGCTGACCACCGCACCCTTCGTCGGCCTCGCCACCGCGAGCCCGTGGTTCGACGCGGTCGCCATCGACAGCCGGCCCTCCTGGTGGGACCTCGCCGAACTGAAGCGGCTGCGCGCGATCCTGCGCGGGCAGGACCTCGTGTACGACCTGCAGACCTCGGGCCGGTCGTCGCGGTATTTCCTGCTCGCCGGCCGTCCCGACTGGTCCGGCATCGCACGCGGCGCCTCGCATCCGGACGCCGATCCCGAACGCGACCGCCTGCACACGCGCATCCGGCAGGCCGGCCAGCTCGCCAGCGCCGGCATCGCATCGGTGCCTGATCCGGACCTGTCCTGGCTGGCGCGCGGCGGACCGCCGGTTCCGTCGCCGTTCGGACTGCTGGTGCCGGGTGCCGCACCGCACCGCCCGGCCAAGCGCTGGCCGGCGGACCGGTTCGCGGCGTTGGCCACGATCATGCGCGACAGGGGCCTGCAGCCGGTGGTGATCGGCAGCGCCGCGGACGCGCCGCTGGCCGCCGAGATCCGCGCACTCTGCCCGGAGGCGCTTGACCTCACCGGCCAGACCAGCCTGCTGGCGCTCGGCGGCCTGGCGGCGCGGTCGACGGTGGCGGTCGGCAACGATACCGGGCCGATGCACCTGGCGGCGTCGATGGGCTGCCCGTCGATCGTCCTGTTCTCGGCGGAGAGCGACCCGGCCCTGACCGCGCCGGTCGGCCGCTCGGTGAGCGTGCTGCGCGTGCCGGACCTGGGCGACCTGCCGGTGTCCAGGGTTGCGGCCCTGCTGCCCTGA
- the thrS gene encoding threonine--tRNA ligase gives MPAITLPDGSIRQFDGPVTGTDVALAIGPGLAKAALAMELDGTLVDLSREIAADASVRFITRKDGVALEMIRHDVAHVLAEAVQSLHPGTQVTIGPPIENGFYYDFARNEPFTPDDFPAIEARMREIVAANAGFVREEWPREEAIAFFEARGERYKAELIRDLPGDVPISIYRQGEWLDLCRGPHMRGTGDVGTAFKLMKVAGAYWRGDHRNPMLTRIYGTAWRDGKELEAHLLQLEEAEKRDHRRIGREMDLFHFQEEATGSIFWHPKGWRLYSTLQDYMRRMQNGEGYQEVRTPQLVDRSLWEASGHWEKYREHMFIATVEDEDKVLALKPMNCPCHVQIFKHGLRSYRELPLRMAEFGACHRYEPSGALHGIMRVRSFVQDDAHIFCTEEQIAPETARFVAMLTQVYADLGFDGFVVKFADRPDSRAGDDASWDKAEAALIEACRLAGVEYELNPGEGAFYGPKLEFVLRDAIGRDWQCGTLQVDYVLPDRLDASYIGDDSTRHRPVMLHRAIVGSFERFLGILIEQYAGKFPLWLAPVQVVVASIVSDAEPYALEVAQALRHAGLVVTADTANEKINAKIRTHSLARVPVILVVGRKEAEARTVAMRRLGGASQEVVSLDEAVAALALEATPPDLKRNGRGLNQHLPTS, from the coding sequence ATGCCCGCCATCACCCTGCCCGACGGATCAATCCGCCAGTTCGACGGACCGGTCACGGGCACGGACGTGGCCCTCGCGATCGGCCCGGGCCTGGCCAAGGCCGCCCTGGCGATGGAGCTGGACGGCACGCTGGTCGACCTGTCCCGCGAGATCGCGGCCGATGCCTCGGTGCGCTTCATCACCCGCAAGGACGGCGTGGCGCTGGAGATGATCCGCCATGACGTGGCGCATGTGCTCGCCGAGGCGGTGCAGTCGCTGCATCCCGGCACCCAGGTCACCATCGGGCCGCCGATCGAGAACGGCTTCTATTACGATTTCGCCCGCAACGAGCCGTTCACCCCGGACGATTTCCCGGCGATCGAGGCCCGCATGCGCGAGATCGTCGCCGCCAACGCCGGCTTCGTGCGCGAGGAATGGCCGCGCGAGGAGGCGATCGCCTTCTTCGAGGCCCGTGGCGAACGCTACAAGGCCGAGCTGATCCGCGACCTGCCCGGGGACGTGCCGATCTCGATCTACCGGCAGGGCGAGTGGCTCGACCTCTGCCGCGGGCCGCACATGCGCGGCACCGGCGATGTCGGCACCGCCTTCAAGCTGATGAAGGTGGCCGGCGCCTACTGGCGCGGCGACCATCGCAACCCGATGCTGACCCGCATCTACGGCACCGCCTGGCGCGACGGGAAGGAGCTCGAGGCGCACCTGCTGCAGCTCGAGGAAGCCGAGAAGCGCGACCATCGCCGCATCGGCCGCGAGATGGACCTGTTCCACTTCCAGGAGGAAGCCACCGGCTCGATCTTCTGGCACCCGAAGGGCTGGCGCCTGTACTCGACGCTGCAGGACTACATGCGCCGGATGCAGAACGGCGAGGGCTACCAGGAGGTGCGGACCCCGCAGCTGGTCGATCGCTCGCTGTGGGAGGCGTCCGGGCACTGGGAGAAATATCGCGAGCACATGTTCATCGCGACGGTCGAGGACGAGGACAAGGTTCTCGCCCTGAAGCCGATGAACTGCCCGTGCCACGTGCAGATCTTCAAGCACGGCCTGCGCTCGTATCGCGAGCTGCCGCTGCGCATGGCCGAGTTCGGCGCCTGCCATCGCTACGAGCCGTCCGGCGCGCTGCACGGCATCATGCGGGTGCGCTCGTTCGTACAGGACGACGCGCACATCTTCTGCACCGAGGAGCAGATCGCGCCTGAGACCGCGCGCTTCGTGGCCATGCTGACGCAGGTCTATGCCGATCTCGGCTTCGACGGGTTCGTGGTGAAGTTCGCCGACCGCCCGGACAGCCGGGCCGGCGACGATGCATCGTGGGACAAGGCCGAGGCGGCACTGATCGAGGCCTGCCGGCTGGCCGGCGTCGAGTACGAGCTGAACCCGGGCGAGGGGGCGTTCTACGGCCCCAAGCTGGAATTCGTGCTGCGCGACGCGATCGGCCGCGACTGGCAGTGCGGCACGCTGCAGGTCGACTACGTGCTGCCGGACCGGCTGGACGCCAGCTATATCGGCGACGACAGCACCCGGCATCGTCCGGTCATGCTGCACCGTGCCATCGTCGGCAGCTTCGAGCGTTTCCTGGGCATCCTGATCGAGCAGTATGCCGGCAAGTTCCCGCTCTGGCTGGCGCCGGTGCAGGTGGTGGTGGCGTCGATCGTCAGCGATGCCGAGCCGTACGCGCTGGAAGTGGCGCAAGCCCTGCGCCATGCCGGCCTGGTCGTGACCGCCGACACCGCGAACGAGAAGATCAACGCCAAGATCCGCACCCACAGCCTGGCGCGGGTCCCGGTGATCCTGGTGGTCGGCCGCAAGGAAGCGGAGGCCCGCACCGTGGCGATGCGCAGGCTGGGCGGCGCGTCGCAGGAGGTCGTTTCGCTCGACGAGGCAGTGGCGGCCCTTGCACTCGAGGCGACGCCACCCGACCTCAAGCGGAATGGACGGGGCCTGAATCAGCATCTGCCGACTTCGTAA
- the infC gene encoding translation initiation factor IF-3 encodes MPAPPTREGPRVNEEIRVPNVRLIDEEGEMQGVMTTRDAMQRAFSVGLDLLEISPNAEPPVVKILDYGKFKYEQQKKKNEARKKQKVIEIKEVKVRPNIDENDYQVKMRAMKSFIEDGDKVKVTLRFRGREMAHQDLGVKVLERIRGDMDERAKVEQMPRMENRQMIMVLSPR; translated from the coding sequence ATGCCCGCGCCGCCGACTCGCGAGGGCCCCCGCGTCAACGAAGAGATCCGCGTTCCGAATGTTCGTCTGATCGACGAGGAAGGCGAGATGCAGGGCGTGATGACCACGCGCGACGCGATGCAGCGCGCCTTCTCCGTCGGCCTCGACCTGCTCGAAATCAGCCCGAACGCAGAACCCCCGGTCGTGAAGATTCTCGACTACGGCAAGTTCAAGTACGAGCAGCAGAAGAAGAAGAACGAGGCCCGGAAGAAGCAGAAGGTCATCGAGATCAAGGAGGTCAAGGTTCGTCCGAATATCGACGAGAATGACTACCAGGTTAAGATGCGCGCCATGAAGTCGTTCATCGAGGACGGCGACAAGGTGAAGGTGACGCTCCGCTTCCGAGGCCGCGAGATGGCCCATCAGGATCTCGGCGTGAAGGTGCTGGAGCGTATCCGCGGCGACATGGACGAGCGTGCCAAGGTCGAGCAGATGCCCCGCATGGAAAACCGCCAGATGATCATGGTGCTCTCGCCGCGCTGA
- a CDS encoding DUF885 domain-containing protein, translating to MKSTTFRHAVTYAIPFLLCVSGGARARSLAELAQAHYQADWAAGPVSATQLGIHQGDSRLDDVSFAAIAAQTTRLHGEQAEIAALDTAGLSPPERDDRDVLAAAIGRELLANERIQPFHHDPDSYISLATNAVYSLIDRDYAPPADRLRAVIAREQAIPAMLALAETQLAGVPQVFLDIAREDLDGSFSFVAKDVPEAFAGVRDQALQNQLAASTKVTLAAFTRYKAFLGGLKASGSFVLGPDVMRALLAADLVDLPIDTVVAAGRAQLAKDKAAFIEIERRLDKAHPADSLVLVRHDHPPANKLIATATDQLHGLQDFVVGHHIVTLPAMILPTVIETPPFQRALITAAMDWPGAFETSTRPGAQTSFYYITPPSSAFTPEQVEQALGDFNRPELEITTAHEAMPGHFVQGLTLRAHPEWSLIRKAAQSYATTEGWAHYSEQMMVDQGFGGGDLKIRLMQLQDALLRDCRLVDAFGMQAQGMSLADATSLMQTECFQSPMSAYKEARRGTEDPGYYSYTLGKLMILHLRDDMQRSQGAAFSLTRFHDGLLGAGLVPMTIIRRELTGHDAPML from the coding sequence ATGAAATCGACGACCTTCCGGCATGCCGTCACCTACGCAATCCCGTTCCTGCTCTGCGTCTCGGGCGGTGCCCGGGCCCGTAGCCTCGCCGAGCTGGCGCAGGCGCATTACCAGGCCGACTGGGCGGCGGGGCCGGTCTCGGCAACGCAACTCGGGATACACCAGGGCGACAGCCGGCTCGACGACGTGTCGTTCGCTGCGATCGCCGCTCAGACCACACGGCTGCATGGCGAGCAGGCCGAGATCGCCGCGCTGGACACCGCCGGCCTGTCGCCGCCCGAGCGTGACGACCGCGACGTGCTCGCCGCCGCCATCGGCCGCGAGCTGCTGGCGAACGAGCGCATCCAGCCGTTCCACCACGATCCCGACAGCTACATCTCGCTCGCGACCAACGCCGTCTATTCGCTGATCGACCGGGACTACGCGCCGCCGGCCGATCGCCTGCGCGCGGTGATCGCCCGCGAGCAGGCGATCCCGGCGATGCTGGCGCTGGCCGAGACCCAGCTCGCGGGCGTGCCGCAGGTGTTCCTCGACATCGCCCGCGAGGATCTCGACGGCTCGTTCAGCTTCGTCGCCAAGGATGTGCCGGAGGCCTTCGCCGGCGTGCGCGACCAGGCGCTGCAGAACCAGCTCGCAGCCTCGACCAAGGTCACGCTCGCCGCCTTCACCCGCTACAAGGCGTTCCTCGGCGGCCTGAAGGCGAGCGGCAGCTTCGTGCTCGGGCCGGACGTCATGCGCGCCCTGCTGGCAGCCGACCTCGTCGACCTGCCGATCGACACCGTGGTCGCCGCCGGCCGCGCCCAGCTCGCCAAGGACAAGGCGGCCTTCATCGAGATCGAGCGCCGTCTCGACAAGGCGCACCCGGCCGACAGCCTGGTGCTGGTGCGGCACGACCATCCGCCGGCCAACAAGCTGATCGCCACCGCGACCGACCAGCTGCACGGGCTGCAGGATTTCGTGGTCGGCCACCACATCGTCACCCTGCCGGCGATGATCCTGCCGACGGTGATCGAGACGCCGCCGTTCCAGCGCGCGCTGATCACCGCCGCGATGGACTGGCCGGGCGCGTTCGAGACCAGCACCCGGCCGGGTGCGCAGACCTCGTTCTACTACATCACGCCGCCATCCTCGGCGTTCACACCGGAGCAGGTCGAGCAGGCGCTGGGCGACTTCAACCGTCCCGAGCTCGAGATCACCACCGCGCACGAGGCGATGCCGGGCCACTTCGTCCAGGGCCTGACGTTGCGGGCGCATCCGGAGTGGTCGCTGATCCGCAAGGCGGCGCAGTCCTACGCCACCACCGAGGGCTGGGCGCATTATTCCGAGCAGATGATGGTCGACCAGGGCTTCGGCGGCGGCGACCTGAAGATACGGCTGATGCAGCTGCAGGATGCCCTGCTGCGCGACTGCCGTCTGGTCGACGCATTCGGCATGCAGGCACAGGGCATGAGCCTCGCCGACGCCACCAGCCTGATGCAGACCGAGTGCTTCCAGTCGCCGATGTCGGCCTACAAGGAGGCCCGTCGCGGTACCGAGGACCCCGGCTACTACTCCTACACGCTCGGCAAGCTGATGATCCTGCACCTGCGCGATGACATGCAGCGCAGCCAGGGTGCGGCGTTCTCTCTCACGCGCTTCCATGACGGGCTGCTGGGCGCAGGCCTGGTGCCGATGACGATCATCCGGCGCGAACTGACCGGGCACGACGCGCCGATGCTCTGA
- a CDS encoding type III polyketide synthase has product MTDAFLNRIGTSVPEHDVHDVFVAFAGTLLTDDRLRRLFNRMADRSGISHRHSTLQPANDPTSESLDEGGFYRRGAFPTSAARMGCYETAALPLALQAIGRLGDSAQLDRVTHLVVTSCTGFYAPGLDLELVAQLGLRSSVERTMVGFMGCYAAFNALKLARHIVRSEPSARVLLVNIELCTLHLQDTSNLEQVLSFLVFADGCAASLVSAEPVGLRLDRFHAELLPDTAPLISWRVGDQGFDMVLSGQVPGAIGAGLTRSGCRILEGASTDAIDLWAVHPGGRSVLDAVQNALQLAPDALSASREILREYGNMSSATILFVLERMMRTARSGASGIAMGFGPGLVAETLRFQVA; this is encoded by the coding sequence ATGACAGATGCGTTCCTGAACAGGATCGGCACCAGCGTGCCGGAGCATGACGTGCACGACGTGTTCGTGGCCTTTGCCGGGACATTGCTGACCGACGACCGGCTGCGGCGGCTGTTCAACCGCATGGCCGACCGCAGCGGCATCTCGCATCGGCATTCGACCCTGCAGCCGGCGAACGATCCGACTTCCGAAAGCCTCGACGAGGGCGGTTTCTACCGGCGCGGCGCCTTCCCGACATCGGCGGCCCGCATGGGCTGCTACGAGACCGCCGCACTTCCTCTGGCACTGCAGGCGATCGGCCGGCTCGGCGATAGCGCGCAGCTCGACCGGGTGACGCACCTCGTGGTGACGTCGTGCACCGGTTTCTATGCGCCCGGCCTGGACCTAGAGCTGGTCGCGCAGCTCGGGCTGCGCTCCTCGGTCGAGCGCACCATGGTCGGGTTCATGGGGTGCTACGCCGCCTTCAACGCCCTCAAGCTGGCCCGCCATATCGTGCGCTCGGAGCCGTCGGCGCGCGTGCTGCTGGTCAATATCGAGCTGTGCACGCTGCATCTGCAGGACACCTCCAACCTGGAGCAGGTGCTGTCGTTCCTGGTGTTCGCGGACGGATGTGCCGCGTCGCTGGTGAGTGCCGAGCCGGTCGGCCTGCGCCTGGACCGCTTCCACGCCGAACTGCTGCCGGACACCGCGCCGCTGATCAGCTGGCGGGTCGGCGACCAGGGTTTCGACATGGTGCTGTCCGGCCAGGTGCCGGGCGCGATCGGCGCCGGCCTGACCCGGTCGGGGTGCCGTATCCTGGAAGGCGCCTCGACGGATGCAATCGATCTCTGGGCGGTGCACCCGGGTGGCCGTTCGGTGCTGGATGCGGTGCAGAATGCGCTGCAGCTCGCTCCGGACGCGCTGTCCGCATCCCGGGAGATCCTGCGCGAGTATGGGAACATGTCGTCGGCGACGATCCTGTTCGTGCTGGAGCGGATGATGCGCACGGCCCGGTCCGGGGCGTCCGGCATCGCGATGGGGTTCGGGCCGGGACTGGTCGCGGAGACGCTGCGCTTCCAGGTCGCCTGA
- a CDS encoding methyltransferase domain-containing protein translates to MAGRFAHRVMLPELMDDASCGPDEFRRCLVDLAKVNRLTLATRPTLHFLKHAVRRLPAGRALRILDVGGGYGDALRDIDRWAARRGIALDMTSVDLSPWARNAGEAAPPTRQAIRWVTADIFDYRPEQPPDVVLSSLFTHHLDDASVVRFLGWMEQQATLGWFVNDLQRHWLPYYGFKLWSRAAGWHRFVQHDGPVSFGRAFIVPEWRMLLGQAGLPPDAATIRWWLPFRVCVSRFKPPAQ, encoded by the coding sequence ATGGCCGGCCGCTTCGCGCACCGGGTCATGCTGCCCGAACTGATGGACGACGCCTCGTGCGGTCCGGACGAGTTCCGCCGCTGCCTGGTCGACCTGGCGAAGGTGAACCGGCTCACCCTCGCCACGCGACCGACGCTGCACTTCCTGAAGCACGCGGTGCGCCGGCTGCCGGCCGGCCGGGCATTGCGCATCCTCGATGTCGGCGGCGGCTACGGCGATGCGCTGCGCGACATCGACCGCTGGGCGGCACGGCGCGGGATCGCACTCGACATGACCAGCGTCGACCTGTCGCCCTGGGCCAGGAACGCCGGCGAAGCGGCACCGCCGACGCGGCAGGCGATCCGATGGGTGACCGCGGATATCTTCGACTACCGGCCGGAACAGCCCCCGGACGTCGTGCTGTCCTCGCTGTTCACCCATCATCTGGACGACGCATCGGTGGTCCGGTTCCTGGGCTGGATGGAGCAGCAGGCAACCCTCGGCTGGTTCGTGAACGACCTGCAACGGCACTGGCTGCCCTATTATGGCTTCAAGCTGTGGTCGCGTGCCGCCGGCTGGCATCGGTTCGTGCAGCACGATGGCCCGGTCTCGTTCGGCCGGGCGTTCATCGTTCCGGAATGGCGGATGCTGCTCGGCCAGGCGGGCCTGCCTCCGGATGCCGCAACCATCCGATGGTGGCTGCCGTTCCGGGTGTGCGTGTCGCGCTTCAAGCCGCCTGCGCAGTAA
- a CDS encoding NAD(P)/FAD-dependent oxidoreductase, with protein MTQGRSTTDIAIIGGGLAGAALAIQSASHGRQVTLIEREAGPHDKVCGEFLSREALLHLRALDIDPARLGGMPIDRVRLATGRAMAEVVLPFQGMGLSRRVLDEALLARAQAGGATLRRGSAAGGLDGGPGEHRVRLQDGCEIVARDVVLATGKHDLRGWKRGPGRQNDLVGFKQHFRLTPGQAARLAGAVELTLFAGGYAGLQLVEDGQATLCLLVRRSRLAELGGRWGGVLASVAEDAPLLGERLAGAQPVQSRPLTISGIPYGFVAPATAGPSGAGIWRLGDQSAVIPSFTGDGMSIALHSAALAARMLREGSTPDDLQEAMRRDVGRQVAGAALLSLGAVRRPLQRPLVAIARLVPAISTAIAAATRIPDAALQRGLAGVRA; from the coding sequence ATGACCCAAGGCAGGTCCACGACCGACATCGCGATCATCGGCGGCGGTCTGGCCGGTGCCGCACTGGCGATCCAGAGCGCGTCGCATGGACGCCAGGTGACGCTGATCGAGCGCGAGGCGGGCCCGCACGACAAGGTCTGCGGCGAGTTCCTGTCGCGCGAGGCCCTGCTGCACCTGCGCGCCCTGGACATCGATCCGGCGCGGCTGGGCGGCATGCCGATCGACCGGGTCCGGCTGGCGACCGGGCGGGCGATGGCGGAGGTGGTGCTGCCGTTCCAGGGCATGGGCCTCTCGCGGCGCGTGCTCGACGAGGCGCTGCTCGCCCGTGCGCAGGCGGGCGGGGCGACCCTGCGACGGGGCTCCGCGGCCGGCGGGCTGGATGGCGGGCCGGGCGAACATCGCGTGCGCCTGCAGGATGGTTGCGAAATCGTCGCCCGCGATGTCGTACTGGCGACCGGCAAGCATGATCTGCGCGGCTGGAAACGCGGACCCGGCCGGCAGAACGACCTGGTCGGATTCAAGCAGCATTTCCGGCTGACGCCCGGCCAGGCGGCCCGCCTGGCCGGCGCGGTCGAGCTGACGCTGTTCGCCGGTGGCTATGCGGGCCTGCAACTGGTCGAGGACGGGCAGGCGACATTGTGCCTTCTGGTCCGCCGCAGTCGCCTGGCCGAACTCGGCGGACGCTGGGGCGGGGTCCTCGCCTCGGTCGCGGAGGATGCACCCCTGCTGGGCGAGCGCCTGGCCGGCGCGCAGCCGGTGCAATCCCGTCCGCTGACCATTTCCGGCATCCCCTATGGCTTCGTGGCGCCGGCCACCGCCGGTCCGTCCGGGGCGGGCATATGGCGTCTCGGCGACCAGTCGGCGGTGATCCCGTCCTTCACCGGCGATGGCATGTCGATCGCGCTGCACAGCGCGGCACTGGCTGCGCGGATGCTGCGAGAGGGCAGCACGCCGGACGATCTGCAGGAGGCGATGCGTCGCGATGTCGGCAGGCAGGTCGCGGGGGCCGCATTGCTGTCGCTCGGCGCGGTCAGGCGGCCGTTGCAGCGGCCCCTGGTCGCGATCGCCCGGCTGGTTCCGGCGATCTCGACGGCGATCGCGGCCGCGACCCGCATACCCGATGCCGCCCTGCAACGTGGCCTCGCCGGCGTCCGGGCCTGA